From Triticum urartu cultivar G1812 chromosome 2, Tu2.1, whole genome shotgun sequence, a single genomic window includes:
- the LOC125535765 gene encoding zinc finger protein CONSTANS-LIKE 13-like isoform X2 — MTGSGAVPGAVADAAVPTGECYFCDRSPAVVYCRADAAGLCLPCDRHVHGANTVSCRHARAPLCAVCRGAAATVRRGAARFLCSNCDFEEQQHREGEVVQPPLLHDRGAVEGYTGCPSVGELAAILGVVVGDKAAEAWWPVWEEPQVLSFDDVIVPTTACHGLQPLLTSSSSPKNRSLPCGELDGEVLRQLGELAKSEEAATEPAGVDQLPPPWGSSDYAAIGHGDIGALGAEAICAAAILHVPPSQNQEAWIATSCNELPEQVSASSSAEPSLSSFVEVSEVCPGLSRSGSSSVDDMANGGHDHLSPAAAPVAAAPVQAAPGTKNVGGYDVVYPDRGKVISRYKEKRKNRMFGKQIRYESRKARADGRVRTNGRFAKSSQ, encoded by the exons ATGACCGGCTCCGGCGCGGTGCCCGGGGCTGTTGCCGACGCGGCGGTGCCCACGGGGGAGTGTTACTTCTGCGACCGGTCTCCGGCGGTGGTGTACTGCCGGGCGGACGCCGCGGGGCTGTGCCTGCCGTGCGACCGCCACGTCCACGGCGCCAACACGGTCTCCTGCCGCCACGCCCGCGCCCCGCTCTGCGCCGTCTGCCGCGGTGCCGCGGCCACCGTCCGCCGCGGCGCCGCTCGGTTCCTCTGCTCCAACTGCGACTTCGAGGAGCAGCAGCACAGGGAAGGGGAGGTTGTGCAGCCACCGCTGCTGCACGACCGTGGCGCGGTGGAGGGCTACACCGGGTGCCCCTCGGTGGGCGAGCTCGCGGCGATCCTCGGCGTCGTTGTCGGCGACAAAGCGGCTGAAGCGTGGTGGCCTGTCTGGGAGGAGCCCCAGGTGCTCAGCTTCGACGACGTCATCGTGCCGACCACCGCCTGCCATGGCCTCCAGCCCCTCCTCACCTCGTCGTCCTCCCCCAAG AACCGGAGCCTGCCCTGCGGGGAGCTGGACGGCGAGGTTCTCCGGCAGCTCGGGGAGCTCGCCAAGTCGGAGGAGGCGGCGACAGAGCCGGCAGGCGTTGATCAGCTGCCTCCGCCATGGGGATCTTCAGATTACGCTGCTATTGGGCACGGTGATATTGGGGCTCTTGGAGCCGAGGCCATCTGCGCGGCAGCAATCCTGCATGTACCTCCTTCTCAG AACCAGGAGGCGTGGATCGCGACGAGTTGCAACGAACTTCCTGAGCAAGTCTCGGCGAGCTCGTCGGCGGAGCCGAGCCTGTCGTCGTTCGTGGAGGTGTCGGAGGTCTGCCCCGGCCTCAGccgcagcggcagcagcagcgtCGACGACATGGCCAACGGCGGCCACGATCACCTGTCGCCGGCAGCGGCACCCGTTGCGGCGGCGCCGGTGCAAGCAGCTCCGGGGACCAAGAATGTCGGCGGCTACGACGTGGTCTACCCCGACCGCGGCAAGGTGATCTCGCGCTACAAGGAGAAGAGGAAGAACAGGAT GTTCGGGAAGCAGATCCGGTACGAGTCGCGCAAGGCCCGCGCCGACGGCAGGGTGAGGACCAACGGCCGCTTCGCCAAGTCGAGCCAGTAA
- the LOC125535765 gene encoding zinc finger protein CONSTANS-LIKE 13-like isoform X1 has translation MTGSGAVPGAVADAAVPTGECYFCDRSPAVVYCRADAAGLCLPCDRHVHGANTVSCRHARAPLCAVCRGAAATVRRGAARFLCSNCDFEEQQHREGEVVQPPLLHDRGAVEGYTGCPSVGELAAILGVVVGDKAAEAWWPVWEEPQVLSFDDVIVPTTACHGLQPLLTSSSSPKNRSLPCGELDGEVLRQLGELAKSEEAATEPAGVDQLPPPWGSSDYAAIGHGDIGALGAEAICAAAILHVPPSQQNQEAWIATSCNELPEQVSASSSAEPSLSSFVEVSEVCPGLSRSGSSSVDDMANGGHDHLSPAAAPVAAAPVQAAPGTKNVGGYDVVYPDRGKVISRYKEKRKNRMFGKQIRYESRKARADGRVRTNGRFAKSSQ, from the exons ATGACCGGCTCCGGCGCGGTGCCCGGGGCTGTTGCCGACGCGGCGGTGCCCACGGGGGAGTGTTACTTCTGCGACCGGTCTCCGGCGGTGGTGTACTGCCGGGCGGACGCCGCGGGGCTGTGCCTGCCGTGCGACCGCCACGTCCACGGCGCCAACACGGTCTCCTGCCGCCACGCCCGCGCCCCGCTCTGCGCCGTCTGCCGCGGTGCCGCGGCCACCGTCCGCCGCGGCGCCGCTCGGTTCCTCTGCTCCAACTGCGACTTCGAGGAGCAGCAGCACAGGGAAGGGGAGGTTGTGCAGCCACCGCTGCTGCACGACCGTGGCGCGGTGGAGGGCTACACCGGGTGCCCCTCGGTGGGCGAGCTCGCGGCGATCCTCGGCGTCGTTGTCGGCGACAAAGCGGCTGAAGCGTGGTGGCCTGTCTGGGAGGAGCCCCAGGTGCTCAGCTTCGACGACGTCATCGTGCCGACCACCGCCTGCCATGGCCTCCAGCCCCTCCTCACCTCGTCGTCCTCCCCCAAG AACCGGAGCCTGCCCTGCGGGGAGCTGGACGGCGAGGTTCTCCGGCAGCTCGGGGAGCTCGCCAAGTCGGAGGAGGCGGCGACAGAGCCGGCAGGCGTTGATCAGCTGCCTCCGCCATGGGGATCTTCAGATTACGCTGCTATTGGGCACGGTGATATTGGGGCTCTTGGAGCCGAGGCCATCTGCGCGGCAGCAATCCTGCATGTACCTCCTTCTCAG CAGAACCAGGAGGCGTGGATCGCGACGAGTTGCAACGAACTTCCTGAGCAAGTCTCGGCGAGCTCGTCGGCGGAGCCGAGCCTGTCGTCGTTCGTGGAGGTGTCGGAGGTCTGCCCCGGCCTCAGccgcagcggcagcagcagcgtCGACGACATGGCCAACGGCGGCCACGATCACCTGTCGCCGGCAGCGGCACCCGTTGCGGCGGCGCCGGTGCAAGCAGCTCCGGGGACCAAGAATGTCGGCGGCTACGACGTGGTCTACCCCGACCGCGGCAAGGTGATCTCGCGCTACAAGGAGAAGAGGAAGAACAGGAT GTTCGGGAAGCAGATCCGGTACGAGTCGCGCAAGGCCCGCGCCGACGGCAGGGTGAGGACCAACGGCCGCTTCGCCAAGTCGAGCCAGTAA